In Nicotiana tabacum cultivar K326 chromosome 11, ASM71507v2, whole genome shotgun sequence, a single window of DNA contains:
- the LOC107768932 gene encoding uncharacterized protein LOC107768932 isoform X2 codes for MEERMQQKMHEKLNEQKDAMEKNITMNVIARLQRLNPELDPGMLRFSARSPINVSSTQQATVQLNNRPSAGSNNQVPEYPSESIQQLLSIFPEIARSR; via the exons ATGGAAGAGAGGATGCAACAAAAAATGCATGAAAAGTTGAACGAACAAAAGGATGCTATGGAAAAAAATATTACAATGAATGTCATTGCACGACTTCAGCGTCTGAACCCGGAACTTGATCCTGGCATGTTAAGGTTCAGTGCACGTTCACCTATAAATGTTTCCTCTACACAACAAGCTACTGTTCAACTAAACAATCGACCATCTGCTGGTAGTAACAATCAAG TGCCAGAGTATCCGAGTGAGAGCATCCAACAGCTTCTGAGTATTTTtccggaga
- the LOC107768932 gene encoding uncharacterized protein LOC107768932 isoform X3, whose amino-acid sequence MEERMQQKMHEKLNEQKDAMEKNITMNVIARLQRLNPELDPGMLRFSARSPINVSSTQQATVQLNNRPSAGSNNQVPEYPSESIQQLLSIFPEIAR is encoded by the exons ATGGAAGAGAGGATGCAACAAAAAATGCATGAAAAGTTGAACGAACAAAAGGATGCTATGGAAAAAAATATTACAATGAATGTCATTGCACGACTTCAGCGTCTGAACCCGGAACTTGATCCTGGCATGTTAAGGTTCAGTGCACGTTCACCTATAAATGTTTCCTCTACACAACAAGCTACTGTTCAACTAAACAATCGACCATCTGCTGGTAGTAACAATCAAG TGCCAGAGTATCCGAGTGAGAGCATCCAACAGCTTCTGAGTATTTTtccggaga